Proteins from a single region of Argopecten irradians isolate NY chromosome 7, Ai_NY, whole genome shotgun sequence:
- the LOC138327266 gene encoding uncharacterized protein yields MDILAGHTPQMDWCKTDLVTAWKSFKQHVEFMFSGPLKKKGEVEKCSYFMLWIGEKGRNIYSTWTLTADEGKLLKTYYDRFESYVKPRSNVIYNRYRFHSKQQSEGETFEQFVTELQVLVKDCNYDNSDEMVRDRIVFGVKNPKVRKKLINIGSDLTLAKALVTARNYELSHAQARDMSKIDLEEVNMVAKSKFKKKSDVSVKP; encoded by the coding sequence ATGGATATTTTAGCCGGACATACACCTCAGATGGATTGGTGTAAAACCGATCTAGTGACCGCGTGGAAAAGTTTTAAACAACACGTGGAGTTTATGTTCTCAGGACCGCTCAAAAAGAAAGGTGAAGTAGAAAAATGTTCATATTTCATGCTTTGGATCGGTGAAAAGGGCAGAAACATTTACTCAACATGGACGTTGACCGCAGATGAAGGTAAGCTCCTAAAAACTTACTACGACCGTTTCGAGTCCTATGTGAAACCAAGATCCAACGTAATCTACAATCGCTATCGATTTCATAGTAAACAACAAAGTGAAGGCGaaacatttgaacaatttgTTACTGAACTTCAAGTACTCGTGAAAGATTGTAACTATGACAACAGCGACGAGATGGTTAGGGACCGCATTGTCTTTGGAGTTAAAAATCCCAAGGTACGTAAAAAACTGATAAATATTGGATCAGATTTGACCCTAGCCAAGGCACTTGTCACAGCTAGAAATTATGAACTCAGTCATGCTCAAGCCAGAGATATGTCCAAGATTGATTTGGAAGAAGTAAACATGGTTGCGAAatctaaatttaagaaaaaatctGATGTGAGCGTGAAGCCGTAA